A portion of the Hyphomicrobiaceae bacterium genome contains these proteins:
- a CDS encoding Crp/Fnr family transcriptional regulator produces MKVIEYASWEPQVCAAPTADNSVRAPKQESQFQGALRRHVPKGTMLFRSGEPRQLYVVETGALCHYSPSTLGQYDIIEFAFPGDIIGLGSLGKHVSTAAAIADTYVRAISEAELEDALANDDQLFFRLAEAKEREFKYLKDTSLNADLPSPIQRVANYLAAVSGINSSEGRDPLVVSEDMSSGYVAKQLQLDIDAVSDALVRLQQSGLINVSDAELRILDMAALEELASEPRRDRSNFSRAHPNRGLYESRDRSNNPR; encoded by the coding sequence ATGAAAGTTATTGAGTACGCGAGCTGGGAGCCACAGGTCTGTGCTGCTCCGACGGCCGATAATTCGGTTCGCGCTCCCAAACAAGAGTCTCAATTCCAAGGTGCGCTTCGGCGGCATGTTCCCAAAGGCACGATGCTCTTTCGCAGCGGAGAGCCGCGTCAACTATACGTGGTCGAGACCGGTGCCCTTTGCCATTACAGCCCTTCGACGCTGGGACAGTACGACATCATTGAGTTTGCATTCCCCGGCGACATCATAGGATTGGGGTCGCTCGGAAAACACGTAAGTACCGCAGCAGCCATAGCAGACACCTATGTACGCGCTATCAGTGAAGCCGAACTTGAGGATGCGTTGGCGAATGATGACCAATTGTTCTTCAGGTTGGCTGAGGCGAAAGAGCGTGAATTCAAATATCTGAAGGACACGTCGCTGAATGCCGATTTGCCGTCTCCGATCCAACGGGTCGCAAATTACTTGGCTGCGGTATCCGGTATCAATTCTTCTGAAGGTCGTGATCCGCTTGTCGTGAGTGAGGACATGTCGTCGGGCTATGTGGCGAAACAACTCCAGTTGGATATCGATGCAGTCTCCGATGCCTTAGTGAGGCTTCAGCAGAGCGGACTGATAAACGTGTCAGATGCAGAGCTACGCATTTTAGACATGGCTGCACTTGAGGAATTGGCTTCCGAGCCCAGACGAGATCGGTCTAATTTCAGTCGTGCACATCCAAACCGCGGTCTCTACGAGAGTCGTGATCGGTCTAACAATCCCAGATAG
- a CDS encoding DUF4424 family protein, with product MKRCVVVLALLSAAATLSPNTLKANDSTAELGAGGLIFSKNDDVEMTSEDLFVSREQIIVDYKFYNRSSHDVTSLVAFPLPEIEYQADADVGIPSPDSVNFVDFVTLVEGRRIEADVELKSNVQGVDKTEELKRLGMPLNPYQASSVINAASKSVLDEMRRENLLDENNQPLWKLKTVFYWQQTFPKGRTIEISHRYKPIAGGSVMTSIHHIPTNADIREDYKKYCVERSLIDAVNRSIKPGEDYPRFGELNVEYILTTGANWASPIRRFRLVVDKGSPRNLVSFCGDGVTKITPTRFEITATDFVPKQNLEVLILTPGDETEGRETDVTERRDFGSFTCADLWQARNAIFKAEGYCFKTSRAISQFGNSGCKYDDIKQVPLSDAERNEIASIKNAERLKHCPR from the coding sequence ATGAAACGCTGTGTTGTAGTCTTGGCTCTACTGAGCGCAGCAGCCACACTCTCACCCAATACACTCAAAGCTAATGACAGCACCGCTGAGCTTGGTGCTGGAGGACTCATCTTTTCGAAAAATGATGATGTCGAGATGACCTCCGAAGACCTTTTCGTGTCTCGCGAACAAATCATTGTTGACTACAAATTTTACAATCGATCTAGCCACGACGTCACTTCTCTGGTCGCGTTTCCCCTGCCTGAGATTGAATATCAGGCCGACGCCGACGTCGGAATTCCATCGCCAGACTCCGTGAACTTCGTCGACTTCGTAACTCTTGTTGAAGGTCGGCGGATTGAGGCCGACGTAGAGCTGAAATCTAACGTTCAGGGCGTCGACAAAACGGAGGAGCTGAAAAGGCTAGGAATGCCGCTGAACCCTTATCAAGCTAGCAGCGTCATTAACGCCGCCAGCAAAAGCGTTCTCGATGAAATGCGACGGGAAAACCTATTGGATGAAAACAATCAGCCGCTTTGGAAACTCAAGACGGTCTTCTACTGGCAGCAGACATTCCCGAAGGGTCGCACGATCGAGATCAGCCATCGCTACAAGCCGATTGCGGGCGGATCTGTGATGACGAGCATTCACCACATACCAACGAACGCTGATATCCGAGAGGACTACAAAAAGTACTGCGTAGAGCGGTCATTGATCGACGCGGTCAACCGCTCCATCAAGCCCGGCGAAGACTATCCGCGGTTCGGAGAGTTAAATGTCGAATACATCCTCACGACGGGCGCAAATTGGGCATCTCCAATTCGCCGCTTCCGCCTCGTTGTGGATAAAGGTTCACCTCGCAATCTGGTGAGCTTCTGCGGCGACGGCGTAACAAAAATCACTCCGACGAGATTTGAGATCACCGCAACGGACTTTGTCCCCAAGCAAAATCTGGAAGTTCTAATCCTGACACCCGGTGACGAGACCGAGGGTCGAGAGACTGATGTCACGGAACGTCGAGACTTTGGCTCTTTCACTTGCGCGGACCTTTGGCAGGCACGTAACGCCATCTTCAAGGCGGAAGGGTACTGTTTCAAAACATCACGCGCGATCTCGCAATTCGGCAATTCCGGGTGCAAGTACGACGACATTAAACAAGTGCCGTTGTCCGATGCAGAGCGCAATGAAATTGCCAGTATCAAGAATGCAGAGAGATTGAAACACTGTCCCCGCTGA